One region of Terriglobales bacterium genomic DNA includes:
- the rpsT gene encoding 30S ribosomal protein S20 → MANHFSALKRARQTEKRTAVNVANTSRFRTALRKFRTALASGDKKAAQGMFRETVSAIDKAIQKGTLHRNTASRYKSRLSARLAAMK, encoded by the coding sequence ATGGCAAACCATTTTTCGGCGCTCAAGCGCGCCCGTCAGACCGAGAAGCGCACCGCAGTCAACGTCGCGAATACCTCGCGCTTCCGCACCGCCCTGCGCAAGTTCCGCACCGCCCTGGCCTCCGGGGACAAGAAGGCCGCCCAGGGCATGTTCCGCGAGACCGTGTCGGCCATCGACAAGGCCATCCAGAAGGGTACTCTTCACCGCAACACTGCCTCGCGCTACAAGAGCCGCCTCTCGGCGCGACTGGCGGCGATGAAGTAA
- the holA gene encoding DNA polymerase III subunit delta, with protein MSEVKSRKLSPAYIFMGDEGFFRDRCRAALLEHLVPRDLREFSFYELDLAETEVAEILDRARTPSLMAPFQVFFIRNLKALYGRGSHQADYDAIEQYVKSPNPDAVLIFVADHISIPADVRRMELQDKERYERIRETLGEFCTVIEFARVDESEGMRWVVDSAAAQGVKVESEAARELVDSLGADMLLVANELEKLFLFVGEKKRITLADVETMVLAAKQRSLYELTDAISAKDRPRALANLDAILSSGDGEDAAIGHLHMLAKTFRQMLVILEKNVRDSRAIWQALWQGFRLPPFAAEDVIRQARRYKSRRDLTRALRLIAKADLALRSNPISKRLVLEKLVLDLCAEAAVKELPSWQQHELTL; from the coding sequence GTGAGCGAAGTAAAGTCGCGCAAACTCTCGCCCGCCTACATCTTCATGGGCGACGAAGGGTTCTTCCGCGACCGCTGCCGCGCGGCGCTCCTGGAGCACCTGGTGCCGCGCGACCTGCGCGAGTTCAGCTTCTACGAACTGGACCTGGCGGAGACCGAGGTCGCCGAGATCCTGGACCGGGCGCGCACGCCCTCGCTGATGGCGCCGTTCCAGGTCTTCTTCATCCGCAATCTTAAGGCGCTCTACGGACGCGGCTCGCACCAGGCCGACTACGACGCCATTGAGCAGTACGTGAAGTCGCCGAACCCGGACGCGGTGCTCATCTTCGTCGCCGACCACATCTCCATCCCCGCCGATGTGCGCCGCATGGAGCTGCAGGACAAAGAGCGCTACGAGCGCATCCGCGAGACGCTGGGCGAGTTCTGCACGGTGATCGAGTTCGCGCGCGTGGACGAGAGCGAAGGCATGCGCTGGGTGGTCGACAGCGCCGCGGCCCAGGGCGTGAAGGTCGAGAGCGAGGCGGCGCGCGAGCTGGTCGATTCGCTCGGCGCCGACATGCTGCTGGTCGCCAACGAACTGGAGAAGCTGTTCCTGTTCGTGGGGGAGAAGAAGCGGATCACGCTGGCCGACGTCGAGACCATGGTGCTCGCCGCCAAGCAGCGCTCGCTCTACGAGCTGACCGACGCCATCAGCGCGAAGGACCGGCCGCGCGCGCTCGCCAACCTCGACGCCATCCTGAGCTCGGGCGACGGGGAAGACGCCGCCATCGGGCACCTGCACATGCTGGCCAAGACGTTTCGCCAGATGCTGGTGATCCTGGAGAAGAACGTGCGCGACTCGCGCGCCATCTGGCAGGCGCTGTGGCAGGGCTTCCGGCTGCCGCCGTTCGCCGCCGAGGACGTGATCCGGCAGGCGCGGCGCTACAAGTCGCGCCGCGACCTGACGCGCGCGCTGCGCCTGATCGCCAAGGCCGACCTCGCCCTGCGCTCCAACCCCATCTCGAAGCGGCTGGTGCTGGAGAAGCTGGTGCTTGACCTGTGCGCCGAAGCGGCAGTAAAGGAGCTGCCCTCATGGCAGCAACACGAGCTCACGCTGTAA
- a CDS encoding LptE family protein: MIAILAVLTASCGYSTAGHAARLPTEVHTIAVPAFENKTQTYKIEQVLTAAVVREFTTRTNYHIANRESQEADATLRGTVVAAELAPLTYDSRTGRASSALITVTMKVQLVDRGGKVLFDNPNYVYREQYQISREVSSFFEEESPAQDRLARDFARSLVANVLEGF, encoded by the coding sequence ATGATCGCTATCCTCGCGGTGCTAACCGCAAGCTGCGGCTACTCCACCGCGGGGCACGCGGCCAGGCTGCCGACCGAGGTCCACACCATCGCGGTCCCGGCGTTCGAGAACAAGACGCAGACCTACAAGATCGAGCAGGTGCTGACGGCGGCGGTGGTGCGCGAGTTCACCACGCGCACCAACTACCACATCGCGAACCGGGAGTCGCAGGAGGCGGACGCCACGCTGCGCGGCACCGTGGTCGCCGCCGAGCTGGCGCCGCTCACCTACGACTCGCGCACCGGCCGCGCGTCTTCGGCGCTCATCACCGTGACGATGAAGGTGCAGCTGGTCGACCGCGGCGGCAAGGTGCTGTTCGACAACCCGAACTACGTCTATCGTGAGCAGTACCAGATCTCGCGCGAGGTGTCGTCGTTCTTCGAAGAAGAATCGCCGGCGCAGGACCGCCTGGCCCGCGACTTCGCGCGCTCGCTGGTGGCCAATGTCTTGGAGGGCTTCTAG
- a CDS encoding Asd/ArgC dimerization domain-containing protein, which translates to MSDKLYRVAIVGAATLKGKELKDTLNGSDFPAIDIRLLDDDESLGQLDAVGDEATFVQAVTAESFRDVKVAFFASDHVFTRKHWTLARDGGVLVVDLSYALEGEPGAALRSPWTAKEVPEEELGAQVIVPAHPAAVVLALLLERARAVAEMRSVVATVYEPASEQGRRGMDELHQQTVNLLSFQPMPTGIYDAQLAFNMLARYGANAPAALEATERRILEHFQKIASPRLPIPSLMLVQAPVFHGHVFSVYIELEKKAAVGDFAQALAGAHVAVARAGESPSNVGAAGQDEIMIGLRRDLQKDNAFWLWAAADNLRVQSVTAVEAAQQAIELRRAR; encoded by the coding sequence ATGAGCGACAAGCTCTATCGCGTGGCCATCGTGGGCGCCGCCACGCTCAAAGGCAAAGAGCTGAAGGACACGCTGAACGGGAGCGACTTTCCCGCCATCGACATCCGCCTGCTCGACGACGACGAATCGCTCGGGCAGCTCGACGCCGTCGGCGACGAGGCCACATTCGTCCAGGCGGTGACCGCCGAGAGCTTCCGCGACGTGAAGGTGGCGTTCTTCGCCTCCGACCACGTCTTCACGCGGAAGCACTGGACGCTGGCGCGCGACGGCGGCGTGCTGGTCGTCGATCTGTCGTACGCGCTGGAAGGCGAGCCGGGCGCGGCGCTGCGGTCGCCGTGGACGGCGAAGGAAGTCCCGGAGGAGGAACTGGGCGCGCAGGTCATCGTGCCGGCGCATCCGGCGGCGGTCGTGCTGGCGTTGCTGCTGGAGCGCGCGCGGGCGGTGGCGGAGATGCGCAGCGTGGTCGCGACGGTGTACGAGCCGGCGAGCGAGCAGGGCCGCCGCGGCATGGACGAGCTGCACCAGCAGACCGTGAACCTGCTGAGCTTCCAGCCGATGCCCACCGGGATCTACGACGCGCAGCTCGCCTTCAACATGCTGGCGCGCTACGGCGCCAACGCGCCGGCCGCGCTGGAAGCCACCGAGCGTCGCATCCTCGAGCACTTCCAGAAGATCGCGTCGCCGCGGCTGCCAATACCTTCGCTGATGCTCGTGCAGGCGCCCGTCTTTCACGGGCACGTGTTCTCGGTTTACATTGAGCTCGAAAAGAAGGCCGCGGTCGGGGACTTCGCGCAGGCGCTGGCGGGGGCGCACGTGGCGGTGGCGCGCGCGGGCGAGTCGCCGAGCAACGTGGGGGCGGCGGGGCAGGACGAGATCATGATCGGGCTGCGCCGCGACCTGCAGAAGGACAACGCGTTCTGGTTGTGGGCCGCGGCCGACAATCTTCGGGTACAGTCGGTGACCGCGGTCGAGGCGGCACAGCAGGCGATCGAGCTCAGGAGAGCACGGTGA